The following are encoded together in the Anaerohalosphaeraceae bacterium genome:
- the pyrE gene encoding orotate phosphoribosyltransferase, producing MDKHQLARRIKDASYLEGDFVLRSGKRSKYYLDKYLFETQPDILRALGKEFCRHLSPEVTRIAGAELGGVALAAAAAMESDKPWVIIRNSKKGYGTGKMIEGRLEPGDVVLLVEDIATTGGQVLEAAKIITEAGARVDRIVCVIDRKQGARENIEKAGYRFESILTKEDLGITD from the coding sequence ATGGACAAACATCAGCTGGCCAGGCGGATTAAGGATGCATCGTATCTGGAGGGAGATTTTGTTCTGCGCAGCGGCAAGCGGAGCAAGTATTATCTGGACAAATATCTGTTCGAGACCCAGCCGGATATCCTGCGGGCCCTGGGAAAAGAGTTCTGCAGGCACCTGTCGCCGGAGGTGACGCGGATTGCCGGGGCAGAGCTGGGCGGAGTGGCGCTGGCGGCGGCGGCGGCGATGGAGTCCGACAAGCCCTGGGTTATCATCCGCAACAGCAAAAAAGGGTACGGCACAGGCAAGATGATTGAGGGCCGGCTCGAACCGGGCGATGTTGTGCTGCTGGTGGAGGATATCGCCACGACCGGCGGGCAGGTGCTCGAGGCGGCTAAAATCATCACCGAGGCCGGAGCGCGGGTGGACCGGATTGTCTGCGTAATCGACCGCAAACAGGGGGCTCGCGAAAATATTGAAAAGGCAGGCTACCGCTTCGAGAGCATCCTGACAAAAGAAGACCTCGGCATCACGGATTAG
- a CDS encoding four helix bundle protein has translation MVENCGRSQVYRKAYEFAIQVVLTTRAVRERTKEYLLFRQLLRSGTSIGANIAEANGAVSSADFSNKISIAYKETLETKYWLDVLMDCGILEKKFYTTLYPRADEIGKMLYAILKKTRFSESFEH, from the coding sequence ATGGTGGAAAATTGCGGAAGGAGTCAGGTTTATCGAAAGGCCTATGAGTTTGCTATTCAGGTTGTTTTAACGACCAGAGCGGTGCGTGAACGGACAAAAGAGTATCTGCTTTTCCGGCAGCTGCTTCGGTCGGGTACTTCAATCGGAGCCAATATTGCGGAAGCCAATGGAGCCGTTTCATCGGCGGATTTTTCCAACAAAATCTCTATCGCTTATAAAGAGACGCTCGAGACAAAATATTGGCTGGATGTATTAATGGATTGCGGAATTTTGGAGAAAAAATTTTATACGACCCTGTATCCGAGAGCCGACGAAATTGGTAAAATGCTTTATGCGATATTGAAAAAGACTCGATTTTCGGAATCGTTCGAACATTGA
- the purB gene encoding adenylosuccinate lyase, which yields MAKEMSVYTSPLVERNASREMAELFGPDSKFRTWRRLWLELARAQKKLGLKITDAQIRQMQQHLEDIDYKKAAAYEQKLRHDVMAHIHTFADAAPKAAPILHLGATSCDITDNTDLILMRRGMEILAGKLACLIDRLGRFARQYRALPTLGFTHFQPAQLTTVGKRATLWAYDFAMDLEELERRIQELPFRGIKGTTGTQASFLALFGGRHSKVRRLEAMVAGAFGFSKVCAVTGQTYPRKLDKLIVDVLASIAQSAHKMCNDIRLLANLKEIEEPFESSQVGSSAMAYKRNPMRCERATGLARFVLSLAASPAMTASVQWLERTLDDSSNRRIVLAESFLAVDGILEILINVASGLVVYPKVIAAHVEAELPFMATENILMAAVKAGGSRQELHERIRVHSHAAAAQVKQHGKKNDLLERLRSDPAFAKVDFRKVLNPKEYIGRAPEQVDEFLREVVSPIRRRYRRQMKHTAELKV from the coding sequence ATGGCAAAAGAGATGTCGGTTTATACCAGCCCGCTGGTGGAGCGGAATGCCTCGCGGGAGATGGCGGAATTGTTCGGTCCGGACAGCAAGTTTCGCACATGGCGGCGGCTTTGGCTGGAGCTGGCCCGGGCCCAGAAGAAACTGGGGCTGAAGATTACGGACGCCCAGATTCGCCAGATGCAGCAGCATCTGGAGGACATCGACTATAAGAAGGCGGCGGCATATGAGCAGAAGCTGCGGCACGATGTGATGGCGCATATCCACACCTTTGCCGATGCGGCGCCCAAGGCCGCCCCGATTCTTCATTTGGGGGCAACCAGCTGCGACATTACGGACAACACCGACCTGATTCTGATGCGCCGCGGGATGGAGATTCTGGCGGGCAAGCTGGCCTGTCTGATTGACCGGCTGGGCCGTTTCGCCCGGCAGTATCGGGCGCTTCCGACGCTCGGGTTTACGCATTTTCAGCCCGCGCAGCTGACGACGGTCGGCAAGCGGGCGACGCTGTGGGCGTATGATTTTGCGATGGATTTGGAGGAACTGGAGCGGCGGATTCAGGAGCTGCCGTTTCGCGGGATTAAGGGCACGACCGGTACGCAGGCGTCGTTTCTGGCCCTGTTCGGCGGCCGCCACAGCAAGGTGCGCCGCCTGGAGGCGATGGTCGCCGGGGCCTTCGGGTTTTCGAAAGTCTGTGCCGTGACCGGTCAGACCTATCCGCGCAAGCTCGACAAGCTGATTGTGGATGTGCTGGCTTCGATTGCGCAGTCGGCGCACAAGATGTGCAATGATATCCGTCTGCTGGCCAATCTGAAAGAGATTGAGGAGCCGTTTGAGAGCTCGCAGGTGGGCTCTTCGGCGATGGCGTACAAGCGCAATCCGATGCGGTGCGAGCGGGCGACGGGGCTGGCGCGGTTTGTGCTGTCGCTGGCCGCCAGTCCGGCGATGACTGCCTCGGTCCAGTGGCTGGAGCGGACGCTGGATGACTCTTCCAACCGCCGGATTGTGCTGGCGGAAAGTTTTCTGGCGGTAGACGGGATTCTGGAGATTTTGATTAACGTGGCGTCCGGTCTGGTGGTTTATCCGAAGGTGATTGCGGCGCACGTGGAGGCGGAACTGCCGTTTATGGCGACGGAAAATATCCTGATGGCGGCTGTGAAGGCCGGCGGCAGCCGGCAGGAGCTGCACGAGCGGATTCGGGTGCATTCGCATGCGGCGGCCGCACAGGTCAAGCAGCACGGAAAGAAAAATGACCTGCTGGAGCGGCTCCGGAGTGACCCGGCCTTTGCCAAAGTGGATTTCCGCAAAGTGCTCAACCCGAAGGAGTACATCGGTCGGGCTCCGGAGCAGGTCGATGAATTTCTTCGGGAGGTGGTCAGCCCCATCCGCCGACGGTATCGCCGACAGATGAAGCATACGGCGGAGCTGAAGGTGTGA
- a CDS encoding aldo/keto reductase, whose translation MKTRRLGQTDLELTVIGLGTWAIGGPWEYGWGPQDDRDSLEAIEEAIECGINWIDTAPIYGCGHSEEVVGRALRSIRPRPFVATKCGLLWNERREKISCLDADSIAAECEASLKRLGVEVIDLYQMHWPQPAEQLEEGWEAMVRLVEQGKVRYIGVCNCDVPLLERLARIAPPASLQPPYSMLRRDIEKEILPYCGKKQIGVMAYSPLQKGLLTGKFTAEYLRTLPPDDHRIVSDPNFRSPLFDRNLDKIERLKRAAAQAGLTVGQLAIAWVLRRPEVTSAIVGARRRGQIRDWVPAADAELPEPLLEEIEKILCA comes from the coding sequence ATGAAGACTCGACGGCTTGGACAGACGGATTTGGAGCTGACGGTCATCGGGCTGGGAACCTGGGCGATCGGCGGGCCGTGGGAGTACGGCTGGGGGCCGCAGGATGACCGGGATTCGCTGGAGGCGATTGAAGAGGCGATAGAGTGCGGCATCAACTGGATCGATACGGCCCCGATTTACGGCTGCGGGCATTCGGAGGAAGTGGTGGGGCGGGCGCTGCGGTCGATTCGGCCTCGTCCGTTTGTGGCAACCAAATGCGGCCTGCTGTGGAATGAGCGCCGGGAGAAAATCAGCTGTCTGGATGCCGACAGCATTGCCGCCGAGTGCGAGGCCAGTCTGAAGCGGCTGGGGGTGGAGGTGATAGATTTGTATCAGATGCACTGGCCGCAGCCGGCCGAGCAGCTGGAGGAGGGCTGGGAGGCGATGGTGCGGCTGGTCGAGCAGGGCAAGGTGCGGTATATCGGGGTGTGCAACTGCGACGTGCCACTGCTGGAGCGGCTGGCGAGGATTGCCCCGCCGGCGTCCCTGCAGCCGCCGTACAGTATGCTGCGGCGGGATATTGAGAAGGAGATTCTGCCGTACTGCGGGAAGAAGCAAATCGGAGTCATGGCGTACAGCCCTCTCCAGAAGGGGCTTTTGACGGGCAAGTTTACAGCCGAGTATCTGCGGACGCTGCCGCCGGATGACCATCGGATTGTTTCAGACCCGAATTTTCGTTCACCGCTGTTTGACCGCAATCTGGACAAAATCGAGCGGCTCAAGAGAGCTGCCGCTCAGGCGGGGCTGACGGTCGGACAATTGGCGATAGCGTGGGTGCTGCGGCGGCCGGAGGTTACCTCCGCGATTGTCGGGGCCCGCCGGAGAGGGCAGATTCGCGACTGGGTGCCTGCGGCTGATGCAGAGCTGCCGGAGCCGCTGCTGGAGGAAATTGAAAAAATCCTGTGTGCGTAA
- a CDS encoding site-2 protease family protein has translation MTNDTLVLGILWYGVFLFSLIFHEAAHALAARRMGDRTAWEEGLVSLNPLPHLRREPLGMIVFPWLSYAAWGWMLGWASAPYDAEWARMYPKRAAWMALSGPAANLLLVLAAAGLIRLGLALEWFWPADRIGFMSVAQARQDGLLQGTAVLLSILFSLNLVLFLFNMMPVAPLDGQAWMVLVLPEPARTYYQMLMSVMPVRLMGFFLVWTLLGKIFGPIFVLAVNLLYAGYSVSY, from the coding sequence ATGACGAATGATACGCTGGTGTTGGGCATCCTCTGGTATGGGGTGTTTTTGTTTTCGCTGATTTTTCATGAGGCGGCGCATGCGCTGGCGGCCCGGCGGATGGGGGACCGGACGGCCTGGGAAGAGGGGCTGGTGTCTTTGAATCCGCTGCCGCATTTGAGGCGCGAGCCGCTGGGGATGATTGTTTTTCCGTGGCTGTCGTATGCGGCCTGGGGATGGATGCTCGGCTGGGCCAGTGCGCCGTATGATGCAGAATGGGCCCGGATGTATCCGAAGCGGGCGGCCTGGATGGCGCTGAGCGGGCCGGCAGCCAATCTGCTGCTGGTGCTGGCGGCGGCGGGACTGATTCGTCTGGGGCTGGCGCTGGAGTGGTTTTGGCCTGCGGACCGCATCGGGTTTATGAGTGTCGCTCAGGCCCGCCAGGACGGGCTGCTGCAGGGGACAGCCGTGCTGCTGAGCATCTTGTTCAGCTTGAACCTGGTGCTGTTTTTGTTCAATATGATGCCGGTGGCGCCGCTGGACGGGCAGGCCTGGATGGTGCTGGTGCTGCCGGAGCCGGCGCGGACGTATTATCAGATGCTGATGAGTGTAATGCCGGTTCGCCTGATGGGCTTTTTTCTGGTGTGGACGCTGCTGGGGAAAATTTTTGGACCGATCTTTGTTCTGGCGGTCAATCTGCTGTATGCGGGCTATTCTGTGTCTTATTGA
- a CDS encoding SDR family oxidoreductase → MDHSEFQGKTAVITGGGRGIGLCIAKTFLEAGASVVLAEVDAQLEPKALAFLKAPDVLFVQTDVAEEASVRRMVQRTLERFGRIDCLVNNAAVARNMPVQELSYEGWRRVIDTDLSGAFLCAKHCAAALKETRGAIVNIASTRALMSEPNTEAYSAAKGGLVALTHALAISLGPAVRVNCISPGWIDTTAYLHGAPAPWVIRPEDHTQHPAGRVGRPEDVAQMVLYLCSRRAEFITGQNFVLDGGMTKKMIYLE, encoded by the coding sequence ATGGACCATTCAGAATTCCAAGGCAAAACGGCGGTGATTACCGGCGGGGGGCGGGGAATCGGCCTTTGCATTGCCAAAACCTTTCTGGAGGCGGGGGCCTCTGTGGTGCTGGCAGAGGTCGACGCCCAGCTGGAGCCGAAGGCCCTGGCTTTTCTGAAAGCCCCCGATGTGCTGTTTGTCCAGACCGATGTGGCGGAGGAAGCTTCGGTGCGGCGGATGGTGCAGCGGACGCTCGAGCGGTTCGGCCGGATAGACTGCCTGGTGAACAATGCGGCCGTCGCCCGAAATATGCCGGTACAGGAGTTATCTTACGAGGGCTGGAGGCGGGTGATTGATACGGATTTGTCAGGGGCGTTTTTGTGTGCAAAGCACTGTGCGGCGGCCCTGAAGGAAACCCGAGGGGCAATTGTGAATATCGCCTCGACGCGGGCACTGATGAGCGAACCGAATACGGAGGCGTATTCGGCGGCCAAGGGGGGGCTTGTGGCGCTGACGCATGCCCTTGCAATCAGTCTGGGACCGGCGGTGCGGGTCAACTGCATCAGTCCCGGCTGGATTGATACAACGGCCTATCTGCACGGCGCCCCGGCTCCGTGGGTGATTCGGCCCGAGGACCATACGCAGCATCCGGCCGGACGGGTCGGCAGACCGGAGGATGTCGCCCAGATGGTGCTGTATCTGTGCAGCCGACGGGCGGAGTTTATCACCGGACAAAACTTTGTCCTCGACGGCGGGATGACCAAAAAGATGATTTATCTGGAGTAA
- a CDS encoding M42 family metallopeptidase, which yields MNKASEQFLQELLEAPSPSGYEQPAARIWREYVKPYAHQLITDVHGNSIAVLNPDAEFKFMIAGHVDEIGLLITHIDDKGYLYTAQIGGMDPALLIGQRVQICTADGPVLGVIGRKAIHQMTPEERKKAVEMENIWVDIGANSKKDALKRVAVGDPMVIDVPYRRLNGDKIVSRATDDKAGAFVVAEVIRALSRRKLKISVIGVATVQEEIGLRGAITSSYKIHPHAGIAVDVGFASDHPDTDPKKTGQVSLGKGPILHRGPNINPILEKDLFKAAKAHKIPTQVTAEPRGTGTDANAIQLCRGGAAAGLISIPNRYMHTPVEVISLKDLEACIKLLTEFLAAHPAERDYRP from the coding sequence ATGAATAAAGCGTCCGAACAGTTCCTGCAGGAATTGCTGGAAGCCCCCAGCCCGTCGGGCTACGAACAGCCCGCCGCACGCATCTGGCGGGAGTACGTCAAACCCTATGCCCACCAGTTGATTACCGATGTCCACGGAAACAGCATCGCCGTCCTGAATCCTGATGCCGAGTTTAAGTTTATGATTGCCGGCCACGTGGATGAAATCGGCCTGCTGATTACCCACATCGACGACAAAGGATACCTTTATACCGCGCAAATCGGCGGGATGGACCCCGCCCTGCTCATCGGTCAGCGGGTGCAAATCTGCACCGCCGACGGCCCCGTGCTCGGCGTCATCGGCCGCAAAGCCATCCATCAGATGACGCCCGAAGAACGGAAAAAAGCCGTCGAAATGGAAAACATCTGGGTGGACATCGGCGCCAACAGCAAAAAAGACGCCCTCAAGCGCGTAGCCGTCGGCGACCCGATGGTCATCGACGTCCCCTATCGCCGGCTCAACGGCGATAAAATCGTCTCCCGGGCCACCGATGACAAGGCCGGAGCCTTCGTCGTCGCCGAGGTCATTCGGGCCCTCTCCCGCCGCAAACTGAAAATCTCCGTCATCGGCGTCGCCACGGTCCAGGAGGAAATCGGCCTTCGCGGGGCCATTACCTCCTCCTACAAAATCCATCCGCACGCCGGCATCGCCGTGGATGTCGGCTTTGCCAGCGACCATCCCGACACCGACCCTAAAAAAACGGGCCAGGTCTCGCTCGGCAAAGGCCCCATCCTCCATCGAGGCCCGAATATCAACCCCATTCTCGAGAAAGACCTTTTCAAGGCCGCCAAAGCCCACAAAATCCCAACCCAAGTTACGGCAGAGCCCCGCGGTACCGGGACCGATGCCAATGCGATTCAGCTTTGCCGCGGCGGCGCGGCCGCAGGGCTTATCAGCATTCCAAACCGCTATATGCACACGCCGGTTGAGGTGATTTCCCTGAAGGATTTGGAGGCGTGCATCAAGCTGCTGACGGAATTTCTGGCCGCTCACCCCGCCGAGCGGGACTATCGGCCCTGA
- a CDS encoding PilZ domain-containing protein, producing the protein MTVETIVNEVEYLEGDALVNLLSLASFHQRTGVLTFLASSRWHTVRANILKCSDQTIVVEVISGGQSVSQNMRINQPVGLCFRMDYSKYICESTIVGLDSAVLEGKNGKVLLERPHRIEKIPRRAYQRQPVPKDLKIKVLFWHRGFLEKSCAIPADCYWQGQLSDLSAGGLRMTAGLEKRDCFSIGQVFGIQFTPLYYQKPILVEGQLRHLREDKETGSLWMGIEFLGLETSVEGRAVLQRLLETVEEYRRLNEESETLEPTSKQSHSV; encoded by the coding sequence ATGACCGTTGAAACGATCGTCAATGAGGTGGAATATCTGGAGGGAGATGCTCTGGTTAACCTGCTGTCCCTGGCGTCTTTTCATCAAAGAACGGGGGTGCTGACTTTTTTGGCTTCCAGCCGATGGCATACGGTCCGGGCGAACATTCTGAAATGCAGTGACCAGACGATTGTGGTTGAGGTGATATCCGGCGGGCAGTCGGTGTCGCAAAATATGCGAATAAACCAACCAGTCGGTCTCTGTTTTCGTATGGATTATTCAAAATATATTTGTGAAAGCACGATTGTGGGGCTCGATTCGGCAGTTCTGGAAGGGAAAAATGGGAAAGTTCTTCTCGAACGCCCGCATCGTATAGAAAAGATACCGAGAAGGGCCTATCAACGGCAGCCCGTTCCAAAAGATTTGAAGATAAAAGTTCTTTTTTGGCACCGGGGGTTTCTGGAGAAATCCTGTGCAATACCGGCAGATTGCTACTGGCAGGGACAGCTGTCGGACCTTTCAGCAGGGGGGCTTCGGATGACGGCGGGACTGGAAAAAAGGGATTGCTTTTCGATAGGTCAGGTTTTCGGAATTCAGTTTACCCCGCTGTACTACCAGAAGCCGATTTTGGTTGAAGGCCAGCTGCGGCATCTTCGGGAGGACAAAGAAACCGGCTCCCTTTGGATGGGGATTGAGTTTTTAGGGCTGGAAACCAGTGTAGAGGGACGGGCCGTCCTGCAGCGGCTTTTGGAGACAGTCGAAGAGTATCGTCGTCTCAATGAAGAGTCGGAAACTTTAGAGCCGACGTCGAAGCAGTCCCATTCCGTCTAA
- a CDS encoding FAD-dependent oxidoreductase — translation MNASKTTNHSADCLIIGAGPAGLGAALYAARDRFKTIVLEKFYPGGQILTTDRIENYPGFLNIPGPDLILKMVEQVQTFSADIKTNQEVLSLQRRSDGLIEARTEQEVYTAKVVILAPGSSYRKLGVPGEEEFRQAGAGVSYCGTCDAPFFKDKVVVAVGGGNTAVEDTLHLAKYAKKVYMVHRRSEFRATKVLVEELMQKVHQKDSNISLILDTVVTEIQGSGRVERVRLKNVRTGQVDELPCDGVFIFVGMVPNTGFLKGFVDLTEAGFIRCEPAYLRTRVPGVFAAGDCRIGAAMQLVTAVADGVNAAMWMKHYLRNPDWWNEPLADAL, via the coding sequence ATGAACGCTTCGAAAACAACAAATCATTCTGCAGACTGTCTTATCATCGGGGCCGGACCGGCCGGACTGGGCGCGGCTCTTTATGCCGCACGCGACCGATTCAAAACCATTGTTCTTGAAAAATTTTATCCCGGCGGGCAAATCCTCACTACCGACCGCATCGAAAACTATCCGGGCTTTCTCAATATCCCCGGTCCCGACCTGATTCTGAAAATGGTCGAGCAGGTTCAGACCTTCAGCGCGGACATCAAAACCAACCAGGAAGTCCTGTCCCTTCAGCGCCGTTCAGACGGCCTCATTGAAGCCCGCACCGAGCAGGAGGTTTACACCGCCAAGGTCGTTATCCTGGCCCCCGGCAGCTCCTATCGAAAACTGGGGGTGCCCGGCGAAGAGGAATTTCGCCAGGCCGGCGCCGGCGTCAGCTACTGCGGCACCTGCGACGCACCCTTCTTTAAGGACAAGGTCGTCGTCGCCGTCGGCGGCGGCAACACGGCCGTCGAAGATACCCTCCATTTGGCCAAATACGCCAAAAAAGTCTATATGGTCCACCGCCGCAGCGAATTCCGCGCCACCAAAGTCCTCGTCGAAGAACTGATGCAGAAGGTCCATCAGAAAGACTCCAACATTTCATTGATTCTCGATACGGTCGTCACGGAAATACAGGGCTCCGGCCGGGTCGAACGGGTCCGGCTGAAAAACGTCCGCACCGGTCAGGTGGACGAGCTGCCCTGCGACGGCGTCTTTATCTTTGTGGGAATGGTTCCCAATACCGGCTTTTTAAAGGGTTTTGTGGACCTTACCGAAGCGGGCTTTATCCGCTGTGAGCCGGCGTACCTGCGGACCCGCGTCCCGGGCGTCTTTGCCGCCGGAGACTGCCGAATCGGCGCGGCCATGCAGCTGGTCACCGCCGTTGCCGACGGCGTCAACGCCGCCATGTGGATGAAACACTACCTCCGCAACCCCGACTGGTGGAATGAACCCCTCGCGGATGCGCTGTAA
- a CDS encoding ParB/RepB/Spo0J family partition protein has product MSSSKPKKPHLGRGLEALLGPISASLSEPDTEPLRQEEHNYPKDKELEKSKTEIPLSAIRPNPYQPRQFWNEDELKDLAESIRQNGIIQPILVRPAGEGVYEIIAGERRFRAAQIAGLSTVPVMIRAATDEQMLELALVENIHRADLNPIERAKAYKNYIQTFSLTQTEAAQRLGEDRSVISNYLRLLELPEEIQTMLVENQLSMGHARAILALPDEEIRKKLAHRAMAGRLSVRDVENLVRRLLQRETASETKKKEKAAYILDLEKRLESILGTKVRIEAGRKGNRGRIIIDYYSLDDFDRLTAAMGLPNTETL; this is encoded by the coding sequence ATGAGCAGTTCGAAACCAAAGAAGCCGCATTTGGGCAGGGGACTGGAAGCCCTTTTGGGTCCCATCAGTGCAAGTCTGTCAGAGCCGGACACAGAGCCCCTCCGGCAAGAAGAGCATAACTATCCGAAAGATAAGGAGTTAGAGAAATCTAAGACGGAGATTCCGCTGTCGGCGATTCGTCCGAATCCCTACCAGCCGCGTCAGTTCTGGAATGAGGATGAATTAAAAGACTTGGCCGAGTCAATTCGGCAGAACGGCATCATTCAGCCGATCTTGGTCCGGCCGGCAGGGGAGGGTGTCTATGAGATTATAGCCGGCGAGCGTCGATTTCGGGCAGCCCAGATAGCAGGGCTATCCACTGTGCCGGTTATGATTCGTGCCGCGACGGATGAACAGATGCTCGAGCTGGCGTTGGTGGAGAACATACACCGGGCGGACCTGAATCCGATTGAGCGGGCGAAGGCCTACAAAAATTACATCCAGACATTTTCCCTCACGCAGACGGAAGCGGCCCAGCGGCTGGGAGAAGACCGTTCCGTCATCAGCAATTATTTGCGGCTGCTGGAGCTGCCGGAGGAAATCCAGACAATGCTCGTCGAGAACCAGCTGAGTATGGGCCATGCCCGGGCAATCCTGGCTTTGCCGGATGAGGAGATTCGAAAGAAGCTGGCACATCGAGCGATGGCAGGGCGGCTGAGTGTACGGGACGTAGAGAATCTTGTTCGCCGGCTGCTGCAGAGGGAAACCGCAAGTGAAACAAAGAAAAAGGAAAAGGCCGCCTACATTCTGGATTTGGAAAAACGGCTGGAATCGATTCTGGGAACCAAAGTACGAATTGAAGCAGGACGCAAAGGAAACCGGGGGCGGATTATCATCGACTATTATTCGCTGGATGACTTCGACCGGCTTACAGCGGCGATGGGCCTGCCGAACACGGAGACACTCTAA
- a CDS encoding trypsin-like peptidase domain-containing protein gives MNNIRNGFHILFFTAIFFTQVFANQATYEKSVVQITVVQQDFDYVNPWKKTAMSRGSGSGFVIAGRRILTNAHNVSNYRYIEVQKQNVAKRYPARVEFVGHDCDLAVLTVYDPTFYDDMIPLEFGPLPAVNSTVQTCGFPLGGRTVSITEGVVSRIEVGIYSHTQADSHLLIQTDAAINPGNSGGPVLQDGKVVGVAFQGLQMAENIGFMIPTPVIEHFLKDIEDGRYDGFGSLGILTFEGLHNPWLKQYLKVPEDRQGVVILDTVLNSTASGILQKNDVLTKIGDYDIDNDGMIRIYGLMLDMSEAVEQKQIGESIEVVFYRDGVEHKANIKVDYNEPVLTFRRQFDVQPKYKCFAGLTFVSLNRNYLESWGRNWITDIPFYLRYLFYEVQNLNNDPKRKEYVVLSDILPDELTTYVGGFVHQPVETVNGLPIKELDDLDKALATDVNGFWVLKFLGNPTPMVIDAVKARQRHLEILERYDVPVSPLPEQTR, from the coding sequence ATGAACAATATCAGAAACGGATTTCATATTTTGTTTTTCACCGCAATTTTCTTTACACAAGTCTTTGCCAATCAAGCTACTTATGAAAAGTCCGTCGTCCAGATTACTGTTGTCCAGCAGGACTTCGATTATGTCAACCCCTGGAAAAAGACCGCGATGTCCCGCGGGAGCGGCTCGGGGTTTGTCATTGCCGGCCGACGGATTCTGACCAATGCGCACAACGTCAGCAATTACCGCTACATCGAAGTGCAAAAGCAGAATGTCGCCAAACGCTACCCCGCCCGGGTGGAGTTTGTCGGCCACGACTGCGACTTGGCCGTCTTAACCGTTTATGACCCAACGTTTTACGACGATATGATTCCGCTGGAGTTCGGCCCCCTGCCGGCGGTCAATTCCACCGTGCAGACCTGCGGGTTTCCGCTGGGCGGCCGGACGGTCTCCATCACCGAAGGCGTCGTATCTCGAATTGAGGTAGGCATTTACAGTCATACGCAGGCCGATTCGCACCTGCTTATCCAGACCGACGCCGCCATCAACCCCGGCAACTCCGGCGGACCGGTCCTTCAGGACGGCAAGGTCGTCGGCGTGGCCTTTCAGGGCCTCCAAATGGCGGAAAATATTGGATTTATGATCCCGACGCCCGTTATTGAACACTTCCTGAAGGACATCGAAGACGGCCGGTACGACGGCTTTGGGTCCTTAGGAATCCTCACCTTCGAAGGCCTTCATAACCCTTGGCTGAAACAGTACTTAAAAGTCCCGGAAGACCGCCAGGGCGTCGTGATTCTCGATACCGTCCTGAACAGCACCGCCTCCGGCATCCTGCAGAAAAACGATGTGCTGACCAAAATCGGCGATTATGATATTGATAACGATGGGATGATTCGCATTTACGGCCTGATGCTCGATATGTCCGAGGCCGTCGAACAAAAACAAATCGGCGAGAGCATCGAGGTCGTTTTCTACCGCGACGGAGTAGAGCACAAAGCCAACATCAAGGTCGATTACAACGAACCCGTACTGACGTTTCGTCGGCAGTTTGACGTACAGCCGAAATATAAGTGCTTTGCCGGGCTGACGTTTGTATCCCTGAACCGCAATTATCTCGAATCGTGGGGGCGAAACTGGATTACGGATATCCCCTTCTATCTTCGCTACCTCTTCTATGAGGTACAAAACCTGAATAACGACCCGAAACGAAAGGAATATGTAGTTTTGTCGGACATCCTGCCGGATGAGCTGACGACGTATGTCGGCGGGTTTGTTCATCAGCCGGTAGAAACCGTTAACGGGTTGCCGATAAAAGAGTTAGATGATTTGGACAAGGCCCTTGCAACGGATGTAAACGGTTTTTGGGTCTTGAAGTTTCTGGGCAATCCGACCCCAATGGTGATCGATGCCGTCAAGGCCCGTCAACGGCATCTGGAAATCCTTGAACGATACGATGTCCCTGTCAGTCCCCTGCCGGAGCAGACACGATGA